The sequence ACCAGGATAAACTGTTCATAGCTTGTAAGTTGTTTCACGAAAGCTCCTCCTTTTTCCAAAGATTTCTCTCTGGAGGAGCTTTTCGTCTTCTTCGGGCTATATATTAAAGGATTTCAACAGAACCTATTCATTTAATTAATTTTCTGAAATTCTGCCGGAACTGGTCAATTCAACTTCCCTCAAACCCCGCAGGAAACACCTTTCCTCCCTTGTAGAAAATAAAATAACCCTGTCCTGTGTTCTTAACTTTTTAAATATTTGATAAATCTCTTCCGCTTCAGACACATCCAGTCCCCTGTCAATATCATCAGCTAAAATAACCCGCGGACTATTAACCAGGGCCCTTGCAATGACAAGTTTTCTTTTTTCAAATTCACTAAGTTTAGACGATATAACATCCATTTTCTTCTCCAGACCGACCAGCGATAATACCTCATAAATACGCGCTTCCCTGATTCTTGAAGAAAAACCGTAAAACCTGAAAACCAAATCGATATTAGCGTAAAGGCTCCTGTCATTTAATAAATTTATATCATCGGGAATAATTCCAAGCTGCCGCCGGTAAAGAAAAATTTTCTCCTTTTTTATACAGGAAAGATTCTGACCGCAAATAATCATTTCTCCGCGTGTGGGTTTTTCTATTCCGCAAAGAAGTTTAATAAGCGTACTTTTACCTGTCTTTTCACGGCCCTTCAAAACAACCCATTCACCTTGTTTTATTAACAAGTTAATATCATTCAAGACAAATCCGGAAGAATCGTATTTTTTGCATACATGATAAAGCTGAATCATATATTAATTATTTTCTTTTAATTATCCTTTTTGCCTCTTCTATAATATTTTCGGTGGTCAATCCGTTTTTCTTAAAAAGTTCATCCGGCTCACCGGATTCCCCAAACCTGTCCAAAACCCCGATTCTTTTCAAAGGTACCGGATATTCTTCTCCAAGGACCTCAGCAACTGCGCTGCCCAATCCCCCGATAACCGTATGGTCCTCTGCTGTAATTATTGCCCCTGTATCCCTGGCCGCTTTAATTATCATTTCCTTATCAATAGGCTTAATACATGCTATATTTATCACCCTTGCGCGGATCCCGCTGCCGGCAAGCGCTTTTGCCGCATTTAAGGCAGGCTCAACCATAATACCGCACGCGATAATTGCCACATCGGTCCCATCCCGCAAAAGATTTCCCTTCCCTATTTCAAATTTATAATCTTTGTTGTTTACTACGGGTGATTTTGCGCGTGAGGTCCTTATATATACAGGCCCGGTATATTCAACCGCCTTTTCAATGACTTTTTCGGTTTCTATTCCATCAGAAGGAACAATTACAACCATCCCGGGAATTGTTCTCATAAGTGAAATATCCTCTATACATTGATGGGACAAACCATCCGCTCCAACGGAAAGACCTCCATGACTTCCAACGATTTTTACATTAAAACCGCCTGCCGTTATGCCATTACGGACCTGTTCCCATGCCCTCCCTGAGGCGAAAATCGCAAACGTATGGGCAAATACGACCTTTCCGCATGACGCAATCCCGGCGGCTTGTGCCATCATATTCTGTTCCGCTATTCCGTAATTGAAAAACCTCTCTGGAAACTCTTTGGCAAAAATTATTGATTTTGTTGATTCTGATAAATCCGCGTCAAGAACAACAATGTTTTTATTCACCCTGCCGAGTTTGGCCAGTGTCAGCCCGCAGGCCTCACGTGTGGCTATTGCTTCCATTACGCCTCCTATAATATCGTGAAACGTCAAATGTAAACCGTAATAAGTATGTATTTACTATTCACGTTTTATGCTCCTTCACGATTTATATTTTTCTCATACTCATCAAGTTCGCACAGGCCCTTTTCGCACTCTTCATAAGTTGGCGCTGTCCCGTGATATTTTACCTTTCCCTCCATAAAAGACACGCCTTTTCCTTTTATTGTTTTCGCGATGATTATGCTTGGCCTGCCTTTTACAGTTTCTGCCTCATCAAGCACTTTTGTAAGCTCTCCGATACTATGCCCATCCGCTTCCATTACATTCCATCCAAATGCCCGCCATTTATCCGAAATTGGGTCGATATTCATTACGTCCAAAACCTTTCCGTCAATCTGCAGTCCGTTGTAATCCAGGACCGCGCAAAGATTGTCAAGGTGATAATGAGCGGCGGACATAGCGGCTTCCCATACCTCCCCCTCCTGGTTCTCACCGTCTCCGAGCAGGGCATAAACACGATAACTTTTTTTATCAATATGTTTCCCGCACAAAGCAATACCGCAGGCTATTGAAATACCCTGTCCCAGTGAACCTGTCGATGCCTCCACCCCGGGAAGTTTTCTTCTGTCCGGGTGACCCTGCAGGCGCGAACCTAATTTTCTCAAGGTCGCAAGCTCTTCTTTCGGGAAATATCCCGCTTCAGACAACACAGCGTATAAAGCAGGCGCCGCATGGCCTTTACTTAAGACAAACCTGTCCCTGTCGGTCCAATATGGCTCACTGGGTTTGTAACGCATTTTATAAAAATATAACGATGTTAAAATATCAACAGCGGAAAGGGACCCTCCTGTATGCCCGCTTTTTGATTCTGTCAGCATCTTTATTATATTCCTGCGAATGCCGCACGCTGTTTTCTTTAGCTTTCTTTCTGCCTGGTCGGTTTCTGTTTTCATGGACCCACCTTTATTAATTTTTATAAATGTAAAATATTATATCATATTTATATGGAAATATAAAATTAAAATTTGTTACAATAATATATCGAAAAATGATAAAACTTAATCAAATATCCTTTGGGTATAACCAGGATGAGAAATTCCTGGATAAAATAGATTTTGAAATTCCGGAAAATAAATTTATCACTATAATCGGCCAAAGCGGTTCAGGAAAAACAACACTCGCAAAACTAATAGCGGGAATTCTCTCCCCGGGAAATGGAAAAATCACGGTTGACGGATATGATTTCACAGGGCAAAAACCGGCTTATATCGGTAAAAATTCCGATTACAACAGCATATTCACTACAACTTTGGAAGAATTAACGGCCTTTGGCCCTGAAAATTCCGGTATCCCGGGAGAAGAAATATCTGCAAGAATCATTCAATCTTTAAAAATAACCGGTTTGGAAAAATTCCGTTTTTTTCCTGTCCATGCTTTATCGCGGGGGCAAAAACAAATAGCCGCTCTCGCATCATTTCTTACATTAAAACCAAAATATCTTGTTCTTGATGAACCAACTTCCTTGTTGGACGAAATTGATGAAAAAAAATTCTGGGAAATAGTAAAAACAATCCATAAATCTTATAAAATAGGCATTATATATTTCAGTAACGGCATATTTGTCCCAGGCTGTGACAGTTTATTTTATATAAAAAATAAAAAAATCGAAGAGATCAAAACAGATTCCGCCATATTATCTGAAAAAATCCCGGTCAATACCAGTCAAATCGCTGACGATTCTTCAATTGTTCTTGAAATTAAGAACGCGGGTTACTCGCCGGATAAAAATATTTTTAACAAAGGCAATTTAATTTTAAAAAATGTAAATTTAAAAATTTCAAAGGGAGAATTTGTTTTTATATATGGTAATTCGGGTTCGGGGAAAAGCACTTTGGCCAAACTTATCGCGAATCTTATTAAACCAAGCTTTGGAGAAGTAAATTTTCCTTCTTTTTCTTCAAAGAAAAATACAAAATCATTCCGGCAGAAAATTGGTTTAATATTCCAGGAACCGGAAAATCAATTTCTGACTGAAAATATT is a genomic window of bacterium containing:
- a CDS encoding ATP-binding cassette domain-containing protein produces the protein MIQLYHVCKKYDSSGFVLNDINLLIKQGEWVVLKGREKTGKSTLIKLLCGIEKPTRGEMIICGQNLSCIKKEKIFLYRRQLGIIPDDINLLNDRSLYANIDLVFRFYGFSSRIREARIYEVLSLVGLEKKMDVISSKLSEFEKRKLVIARALVNSPRVILADDIDRGLDVSEAEEIYQIFKKLRTQDRVILFSTREERCFLRGLREVELTSSGRISEN
- a CDS encoding transketolase yields the protein MKTETDQAERKLKKTACGIRRNIIKMLTESKSGHTGGSLSAVDILTSLYFYKMRYKPSEPYWTDRDRFVLSKGHAAPALYAVLSEAGYFPKEELATLRKLGSRLQGHPDRRKLPGVEASTGSLGQGISIACGIALCGKHIDKKSYRVYALLGDGENQEGEVWEAAMSAAHYHLDNLCAVLDYNGLQIDGKVLDVMNIDPISDKWRAFGWNVMEADGHSIGELTKVLDEAETVKGRPSIIIAKTIKGKGVSFMEGKVKYHGTAPTYEECEKGLCELDEYEKNINREGA
- a CDS encoding transketolase family protein, with the protein product MEAIATREACGLTLAKLGRVNKNIVVLDADLSESTKSIIFAKEFPERFFNYGIAEQNMMAQAAGIASCGKVVFAHTFAIFASGRAWEQVRNGITAGGFNVKIVGSHGGLSVGADGLSHQCIEDISLMRTIPGMVVIVPSDGIETEKVIEKAVEYTGPVYIRTSRAKSPVVNNKDYKFEIGKGNLLRDGTDVAIIACGIMVEPALNAAKALAGSGIRARVINIACIKPIDKEMIIKAARDTGAIITAEDHTVIGGLGSAVAEVLGEEYPVPLKRIGVLDRFGESGEPDELFKKNGLTTENIIEEAKRIIKRK
- a CDS encoding ATP-binding cassette domain-containing protein encodes the protein MIKLNQISFGYNQDEKFLDKIDFEIPENKFITIIGQSGSGKTTLAKLIAGILSPGNGKITVDGYDFTGQKPAYIGKNSDYNSIFTTTLEELTAFGPENSGIPGEEISARIIQSLKITGLEKFRFFPVHALSRGQKQIAALASFLTLKPKYLVLDEPTSLLDEIDEKKFWEIVKTIHKSYKIGIIYFSNGIFVPGCDSLFYIKNKKIEEIKTDSAILSEKIPVNTSQIADDSSIVLEIKNAGYSPDKNIFNKGNLILKNVNLKISKGEFVFIYGNSGSGKSTLAKLIANLIKPSFGEVNFPSFSSKKNTKSFRQKIGLIFQEPENQFLTENIGQEINFGLANFNVPEKESIERTEWIFGLLSLNYDYLKNQDMLYFPLAGKRKIAAASALVLFPEILVIDDILTGLDIEEKNALLKAFIEYQKRTNCACLFFTGRKSDIISREHFYVLNEGNLIYK